One window of the Fusobacterium animalis 7_1 genome contains the following:
- a CDS encoding 3-oxoacid CoA-transferase subunit B yields the protein MEMDKKLVREIIAKRVAQEFHDGYVVNLGIGLPTLVANYVGDMDVIFQSENGCIGVGPAPEKEKEDPYLVNAGGGYITAAKGAMFFDSAYSFGIIRGGHVDATVLGALEVDEKGNLANWMIPGKKVPGMGGAMDLVVGAKHVIVAMEHTSNGAVKILKECKLPLTAVGVVDLIITEKAVFEVTDKGLVLKEITPYSSLEDIKATTATDFALTDELKKQLNI from the coding sequence ATGGAAATGGATAAAAAATTAGTTAGAGAAATTATTGCAAAAAGAGTTGCTCAAGAATTTCATGATGGATATGTTGTAAATTTAGGAATAGGACTTCCTACATTAGTTGCTAATTATGTAGGTGATATGGATGTAATTTTTCAAAGTGAAAATGGTTGTATAGGTGTTGGACCTGCCCCTGAAAAAGAAAAAGAAGATCCTTATTTAGTAAATGCTGGTGGAGGATATATAACAGCTGCAAAAGGAGCTATGTTCTTTGATTCAGCTTATTCTTTTGGAATAATAAGAGGAGGACATGTTGATGCTACTGTTCTAGGAGCATTAGAAGTAGATGAAAAAGGAAATCTTGCTAACTGGATGATTCCTGGAAAAAAAGTTCCTGGAATGGGTGGAGCTATGGACTTAGTTGTTGGAGCTAAACATGTTATAGTTGCTATGGAACATACATCTAATGGAGCAGTAAAAATATTAAAAGAATGTAAATTGCCTTTAACAGCTGTTGGAGTTGTAGATTTAATAATCACTGAAAAAGCTGTTTTTGAAGTAACAGATAAGGGATTAGTTCTAAAAGAAATTACTCCATATTCTTCATTAGAAGATATTAAAGCAACAACAGCAACAGATTTTGCACTTACTGATGAATTAAAAAAACAATTAAATATTTAA
- a CDS encoding CoA transferase subunit A translates to MRQKLVSMEEAISHIKDGMTVHIGGFLACGTPESIITALVEKGVKDLTIVANDTGYVDRGIGRLVVNNQVKKVIASHIGTNPETGRRMQSGEMEVELVPQGTLAERVRAGGYGLGGILTPTGLGTIVQEGKQIINVDGKDYLLEKPIKADVALLFGSKVDELGNVICEKTTKNFNPLMATAADLVIVEALEVVPVGSLSPEHLDISRIFIDYIVKSK, encoded by the coding sequence ATGAGACAAAAATTAGTTTCAATGGAAGAAGCGATATCTCACATTAAAGACGGAATGACTGTTCATATTGGAGGCTTTCTAGCTTGTGGAACACCAGAATCAATAATTACAGCTCTTGTAGAAAAAGGTGTAAAAGACTTAACAATAGTGGCTAATGATACTGGTTATGTAGATAGAGGTATTGGAAGATTAGTAGTTAATAATCAAGTTAAAAAAGTTATAGCTAGTCATATTGGAACAAATCCAGAAACTGGAAGAAGAATGCAATCAGGAGAAATGGAAGTTGAATTAGTTCCACAAGGAACTCTTGCTGAAAGAGTTAGAGCAGGAGGTTATGGACTAGGGGGAATTTTGACTCCAACTGGATTAGGAACTATTGTACAAGAAGGAAAACAAATAATAAATGTTGATGGAAAAGATTATCTATTAGAAAAACCTATTAAAGCAGATGTAGCATTATTATTTGGTTCAAAAGTTGATGAATTAGGAAATGTTATTTGTGAAAAAACTACAAAGAACTTTAATCCATTGATGGCAACAGCAGCAGATCTTGTTATTGTAGAAGCTCTTGAAGTTGTTCCAGTAGGTTCATTGAGTCCAGAACATTTGGATATATCAAGAATATTTATAGACTACATAGTTAAAAGTAAATAA
- a CDS encoding short-chain fatty acid transporter, which yields MESVKEKKGLFKRFTSMCVRVMERWLPDPFIFCALLTFIVFIGAIFLTKATPLQVIGFWADGFWNLLAFSMQMALVLVTGHTLASSKLFKKMLSTFASGIKGPKQAILIVSIVSGIACALNWGFGLVIGALFAKEIAKKVKGVDYRLLIASAYTGFLVWHGGLSGSIPLQLASGGEGLAKQTAGVVTEAIPTSQTLFSPMNIFIVVGLLIIVPLLNMAMFPSKDEVVEVDPKLLTEPEEVVLDTSKMTPAERIENSRVVSILLSIMGFIYIGYYLITKGFALNLNIVNFIFLFLGILLHGTPRRYLNALAEAIKGAGGILLQFPFYAGIMGIMVGVDGDGMSLAKLMSNFFVNISTPKTFPVFSFISAGVVNFFVPSGGGQWAVQAPIVMPAGQAIGVSAAKSAMAIAWGDAWTNMIQPFWALPALGIAGLGAKDIMGYCLIVTVVSGLFICTGFLLF from the coding sequence ATGGAAAGTGTTAAGGAAAAAAAAGGTTTATTTAAAAGATTTACCTCTATGTGTGTACGTGTGATGGAAAGATGGCTTCCAGATCCATTTATCTTCTGTGCTTTGTTAACTTTTATAGTTTTTATAGGAGCTATATTTTTAACAAAAGCAACACCTTTACAAGTAATTGGATTTTGGGCTGATGGTTTCTGGAATTTATTAGCTTTTTCAATGCAAATGGCATTAGTTTTAGTTACAGGGCATACTTTGGCAAGTTCAAAATTATTTAAAAAAATGTTGTCAACATTTGCTTCTGGAATAAAAGGACCTAAACAAGCAATACTTATTGTATCAATAGTTTCAGGAATAGCTTGTGCATTAAACTGGGGTTTTGGACTTGTTATAGGAGCTTTATTTGCAAAAGAAATTGCAAAAAAAGTGAAAGGAGTAGATTATAGACTTCTTATAGCTTCAGCTTACACAGGATTCTTAGTATGGCATGGAGGATTATCAGGTTCTATTCCATTACAACTTGCAAGTGGAGGAGAAGGATTAGCAAAACAAACAGCAGGAGTAGTAACAGAAGCTATACCAACAAGTCAAACTTTATTTTCACCAATGAATATTTTTATAGTTGTAGGACTTTTAATAATAGTACCTTTATTAAATATGGCAATGTTCCCAAGTAAAGATGAAGTTGTAGAAGTTGATCCTAAGTTATTAACAGAACCAGAAGAAGTTGTGCTTGACACTTCTAAAATGACTCCAGCTGAAAGAATAGAAAATAGTAGGGTAGTTTCAATTTTACTTTCAATTATGGGATTTATATACATAGGATATTATTTAATAACAAAAGGATTTGCATTAAATCTTAATATAGTAAACTTTATATTCTTATTCTTAGGAATTTTATTACATGGAACTCCAAGAAGATATTTGAATGCACTTGCAGAAGCAATTAAAGGTGCAGGAGGAATATTATTACAATTTCCATTTTATGCAGGTATTATGGGAATAATGGTAGGAGTGGATGGTGATGGAATGTCTCTTGCAAAACTTATGTCTAATTTCTTTGTAAATATTTCTACACCAAAGACATTCCCAGTATTTTCATTTATTAGTGCAGGAGTTGTAAATTTCTTTGTTCCATCAGGTGGAGGACAATGGGCAGTTCAAGCACCAATAGTAATGCCAGCAGGACAAGCAATTGGTGTATCAGCTGCAAAATCAGCTATGGCAATAGCTTGGGGAGATGCTTGGACAAATATGATACAACCATTCTGGGCTTTACCAGCATTAGGAATTGCAGGTTTAGGTGCTAAGGATATAATGGGTTATTGTTTAATTGTAACAGTTGTATCAGGATTATTTATTTGTACAGGTTTCTTATTATTTTAG
- the fomA gene encoding major outer membrane protein FomA codes for MKKLALVLGSLLVVGSVASAKEVMPAPTPAPEKVVEYVEKPVIVYRDREVAPAWRPNGSVDVQYRWYGETENKTKSEDTDKDWANSKNNVSRLQTTANVNFTKNQTLDVRVRNYQTLRGTKGDGASDEYRIRHFYNFGNLGSSKVKATSRLEYKQKSNDGAKHAEASVLFDFADYLFSNNFFKVEKFGLRPGYAHNWSGHSNGGEGREYVTFDGYNGGTNNKYFLNFESEYTLPLGFSAELNVYNGYDRYQGSFASSKGNKKGQYYGALEAYLYQHTPLYKNNGVELSFDFEGGYDPYTWHQYKVIANGSGYERASYELYMLPTFQVSYKPTDFVKLYAAAGAEYRNFAVTNNSEAKNWRWQPTAWAGMKVTF; via the coding sequence ATGAAAAAATTAGCATTAGTATTAGGTTCATTATTAGTAGTTGGATCAGTTGCATCAGCTAAGGAAGTTATGCCTGCACCTACTCCAGCTCCTGAAAAAGTAGTAGAATATGTTGAAAAACCAGTTATTGTTTACAGAGACAGAGAAGTTGCTCCTGCTTGGAGACCAAATGGATCAGTTGATGTTCAATACAGATGGTATGGAGAAACTGAAAACAAAACTAAATCTGAAGACACAGATAAAGATTGGGCAAACTCAAAAAATAATGTAAGTAGATTACAAACTACTGCAAATGTAAACTTTACTAAGAACCAAACTTTAGATGTAAGAGTAAGAAATTATCAAACTTTAAGAGGAACTAAAGGAGATGGAGCTTCTGATGAATATAGAATCAGACATTTCTATAATTTTGGTAACTTAGGTTCTTCTAAAGTTAAAGCAACTTCAAGATTAGAATATAAACAAAAATCAAATGATGGAGCTAAACATGCAGAAGCATCAGTATTATTTGATTTTGCTGATTATTTATTCTCTAATAACTTCTTTAAAGTAGAAAAATTTGGATTAAGACCTGGATATGCTCATAACTGGTCAGGACATTCAAATGGTGGAGAAGGAAGAGAATATGTTACTTTTGATGGTTACAATGGAGGAACTAATAATAAATATTTCTTAAACTTTGAATCAGAATATACTTTACCATTAGGATTTAGCGCTGAATTAAATGTTTATAATGGATATGACAGATACCAAGGTTCTTTTGCTTCTTCTAAAGGAAATAAAAAAGGACAATATTATGGTGCTTTAGAAGCATATTTATATCAACATACTCCATTATATAAAAATAATGGTGTAGAATTATCATTTGATTTTGAAGGTGGATATGATCCATATACTTGGCATCAATATAAAGTAATTGCTAATGGTAGTGGATATGAAAGAGCTAGTTATGAATTATATATGTTACCAACTTTCCAAGTTTCTTATAAACCAACAGATTTCGTAAAATTATATGCAGCTGCTGGTGCTGAATATAGAAACTTTGCAGTAACTAATAATTCTGAAGCTAAAAACTGGAGATGGCAACCAACTGCTTGGGCTGGTATGAAAGTTACTTTCTAA
- a CDS encoding Na+/H+ antiporter NhaC family protein, with amino-acid sequence MFRRLWFGLLNFGSISLLGKFFVVIGVIAVLGIVYGVITSKKFRDGFFKLSPVIVLAELMMDGFDALLAAPIATIYASFIAMILTKQKFNGIVDNAIDNVKEIQVALFILMAAYAMAEAFMSTGVGASLILIALKVGITAKTVAVIGAIVTSILSIATGTSWGTFAACAPIFLWLNHIVGGNILLTTAAIAGGACFGDNIGLISDTTIVSSGIQKVEVVRRIRHQGVWSALVLLSGIIVFAIVGFTMDLPSTVGDPAEAINSIPADVWTALAEKRESAVKLLEQVRSGVPLYMAIPLVIVLVLAFMGTQTFICLFAGLFFAYIFGMMAGTVTSTMDYLDMMMGGFASAGGWVIVMMMWVAAFGGIMKSMNAFEPISKLLSRISGSVRQLMFYNGLLCVFGNATLADEMAQIVTIGPIIKEMVEDNVEGSEEDLYTLRLRNATFSDAMGVFGSQLIPWHVYIAFYMGIATIVYPLHTFVAVDIIKYNFIAMIAVASILILTLTGLDRFIPLFKLPSEPAVRLKKQN; translated from the coding sequence ATGTTTAGAAGGTTGTGGTTTGGATTACTAAATTTTGGCTCAATTTCATTACTAGGCAAATTTTTTGTAGTCATTGGTGTTATTGCTGTTCTTGGGATAGTTTATGGAGTAATAACAAGTAAAAAGTTTAGAGATGGTTTTTTTAAACTAAGTCCAGTTATTGTTTTAGCTGAATTAATGATGGATGGTTTTGATGCACTTCTTGCTGCACCAATTGCAACAATTTATGCTTCTTTTATTGCAATGATTTTAACAAAGCAAAAATTTAATGGTATTGTTGATAATGCAATAGATAATGTAAAAGAAATTCAAGTTGCATTGTTTATCTTAATGGCAGCTTATGCAATGGCAGAAGCATTTATGTCAACAGGTGTTGGAGCTTCTCTTATCCTAATTGCATTAAAAGTAGGAATTACTGCTAAAACTGTTGCAGTTATAGGAGCTATTGTCACATCAATATTATCAATAGCAACTGGGACAAGTTGGGGAACATTTGCAGCCTGTGCACCTATTTTCTTATGGCTAAATCATATAGTTGGTGGAAATATTTTATTGACAACAGCAGCTATTGCAGGAGGAGCATGTTTTGGAGATAATATAGGACTTATTTCAGATACTACAATAGTAAGTTCTGGTATCCAAAAAGTTGAAGTTGTAAGAAGAATTAGACACCAAGGTGTATGGTCAGCATTAGTTTTATTATCAGGAATAATAGTATTTGCTATTGTTGGATTTACAATGGATTTACCTTCAACAGTTGGAGATCCTGCTGAAGCTATTAATAGTATTCCAGCTGATGTTTGGACAGCACTTGCTGAAAAAAGAGAATCAGCAGTAAAATTATTGGAACAAGTTAGAAGTGGAGTTCCTTTATATATGGCTATACCATTAGTAATAGTTTTAGTTTTAGCTTTTATGGGAACACAAACATTTATTTGTTTATTTGCTGGATTATTCTTTGCTTATATCTTTGGAATGATGGCAGGAACAGTTACAAGTACTATGGATTATTTAGATATGATGATGGGTGGTTTTGCTTCTGCTGGAGGCTGGGTTATAGTAATGATGATGTGGGTTGCAGCTTTTGGAGGAATAATGAAGAGTATGAATGCTTTTGAACCTATATCAAAATTATTATCTAGAATTTCAGGAAGTGTAAGACAATTGATGTTCTACAATGGACTTTTATGTGTATTTGGAAATGCTACTCTTGCAGATGAAATGGCTCAAATAGTTACAATAGGACCTATCATTAAAGAAATGGTTGAAGATAATGTTGAAGGTTCAGAAGAAGATTTATACACATTAAGATTAAGAAATGCAACATTTAGTGATGCTATGGGTGTATTTGGTTCTCAACTTATACCTTGGCATGTATATATAGCTTTCTATATGGGAATTGCTACAATAGTTTATCCTTTACATACATTTGTTGCAGTAGATATTATAAAATATAATTTTATAGCTATGATAGCAGTAGCAAGTATATTAATTTTAACTTTAACTGGTTTAGACAGATTTATACCATTATTTAAGTTACCATCAGAACCAGCTGTAAGATTAAAAAAACAAAATTAG
- a CDS encoding LysE/ArgO family amino acid transporter produces MEKYLQGFLMGLAYVAPIGVQNLFVINSAITQKRSKALLIALIVIFFDITLAFACFFGIGLLIDKLEWLKLIILLVGSLVIIYIGQGLLRSKSELKKNNNMDIPILKAITSACVVTWFNPQAIIDGTMMLGAFRATLSSEAGIHFILGVTSASFCWFMGLSIFISLFSHKFNNKVLRVINIVCGIVIIFYGLKLLLNFYKIFIHYIY; encoded by the coding sequence ATGGAGAAATATTTACAAGGTTTTTTAATGGGTCTTGCTTATGTTGCTCCAATAGGAGTACAAAATTTGTTTGTAATAAACTCTGCAATTACCCAAAAGAGAAGTAAGGCATTATTAATTGCTTTAATTGTAATATTTTTTGATATAACATTGGCATTTGCTTGTTTCTTTGGAATAGGACTTTTAATAGATAAGTTAGAGTGGTTGAAATTAATTATTCTACTTGTTGGAAGTTTAGTTATAATCTATATAGGTCAAGGACTTTTAAGAAGTAAAAGTGAACTTAAAAAAAACAACAATATGGACATACCTATATTAAAAGCAATAACATCTGCCTGTGTTGTAACATGGTTTAATCCACAAGCTATTATTGATGGTACTATGATGCTTGGAGCATTTAGAGCAACCCTTTCAAGTGAAGCAGGAATACATTTTATACTTGGGGTAACATCAGCATCTTTTTGTTGGTTTATGGGATTAAGTATTTTTATATCACTGTTTAGCCATAAATTTAATAATAAAGTGTTAAGAGTAATCAATATAGTCTGTGGTATAGTAATAATTTTTTATGGTTTAAAGCTATTATTAAATTTTTATAAGATATTTATTCATTATATATATTAA
- the kamE gene encoding lysine 5,6-aminomutase subunit beta produces MSSGLYSTEKRDFDTTLDLTQIKPYGDTMNDGKVQMSFTLPVACNEKGVEAALQLARKMGFVNPAVAFSEALDKEFSFYVVYGATSFSVDYTAIKVQALEIDTMDMHECEKYIEENFGREVVMVGASTGTDAHTVGIDAIMNMKGYAGHYGLERYKGIRAYNLGSQVPNEEFIKKAIELKADALLVSQTVTQKDVHIENLTNLVELLEAEGLRDKVILIAGGARITNDLAKELGYDAGFGPGKYADDVATFILKEMVQRGMNK; encoded by the coding sequence ATGAGTTCAGGATTATATTCAACAGAAAAAAGAGATTTTGATACAACACTTGATTTAACACAAATTAAACCTTATGGAGATACAATGAATGATGGTAAAGTCCAAATGAGTTTTACTTTACCAGTTGCATGTAATGAAAAAGGAGTAGAAGCAGCATTACAACTTGCTAGAAAAATGGGATTTGTTAATCCAGCAGTAGCTTTTTCAGAAGCATTAGATAAAGAATTTTCATTTTATGTAGTATATGGAGCAACTTCTTTTAGTGTAGATTACACTGCTATAAAAGTTCAAGCCTTAGAAATAGACACTATGGACATGCATGAATGTGAAAAATATATAGAAGAAAATTTTGGCAGAGAAGTTGTAATGGTCGGAGCAAGTACAGGAACAGATGCTCATACAGTTGGAATCGATGCCATTATGAATATGAAAGGTTATGCAGGACACTATGGACTTGAAAGATATAAAGGAATAAGAGCTTACAACCTTGGAAGCCAAGTTCCTAATGAAGAATTTATTAAAAAAGCAATAGAATTAAAAGCAGATGCTTTATTGGTATCTCAAACTGTAACACAAAAAGATGTACATATAGAAAATTTAACTAACTTAGTTGAACTTTTAGAAGCAGAAGGACTAAGAGATAAAGTAATTTTAATTGCTGGTGGAGCAAGAATAACTAATGATTTAGCAAAAGAATTAGGATATGATGCAGGATTTGGACCAGGAAAATATGCTGATGATGTTGCAACATTTATCTTAAAAGAAATGGTTCAAAGAGGTATGAATAAATAG
- the kamD gene encoding lysine 5,6-aminomutase subunit alpha — translation MGKLDLDWGLVKEARESAKKIAADSQVFIDAHSTVTVERTICRLLGIDGIDEFGVPLPNVVVDYIKDNGNITLGVAKYIGNAMIETGLQPQEIAEKIAKKELDITKMQWHDDFDIKLALKDITHATVERIKANRKAREDYLEQFGGDKKGPYIYVIVATGNIYEDVTQAVAAARQGADVVAVIRTTGQSLLDFVPFGATTEGFGGTMATQENFRIMRKALDDVGVELGRYIRLCNYCSGLCMPEIAAMGALERLDMMLNDALYGILFRDINMKRTLVDQFFSRIINGFAGVIINTGEDNYLTTADAIEEAHTVLASQFINEQFALIAGLPEEQMGLGHAFEMEPGTTNGFLLELAQAQMAREIFPKAPLKYMPPTKFMTGNIFKGHIQDALFNIVTITTGQKVHLLGMLTEAIHTPFMSDRALSIENARYIFNNLKDFGNDIEFKKGGIMNTRAQEVLKKAADLLKTIETMGIFKTIEKGVFGGVRRPIDGGKGLAGVFEKDSTYFNPFIPLMLGGDK, via the coding sequence ATGGGAAAATTGGATCTTGATTGGGGACTTGTTAAAGAAGCTCGTGAATCTGCAAAAAAGATAGCAGCTGACTCTCAAGTTTTCATAGATGCACACAGCACAGTTACAGTTGAAAGAACAATTTGTAGATTATTAGGTATAGATGGTATTGATGAGTTTGGAGTTCCATTACCAAATGTGGTTGTAGATTATATAAAGGATAATGGAAATATAACTTTAGGAGTTGCAAAATATATTGGAAATGCAATGATAGAAACTGGACTTCAACCACAAGAAATAGCAGAAAAAATTGCTAAAAAAGAATTAGATATAACAAAAATGCAATGGCATGATGATTTTGATATAAAATTAGCTTTAAAAGATATAACTCATGCAACAGTTGAAAGAATAAAAGCTAATAGAAAAGCAAGAGAAGATTATTTAGAACAATTTGGAGGAGATAAAAAAGGGCCTTATATCTATGTTATAGTTGCAACAGGAAATATCTATGAAGATGTTACACAAGCAGTTGCAGCAGCAAGACAAGGTGCTGATGTTGTTGCAGTTATAAGAACAACAGGGCAATCTCTATTAGACTTCGTACCTTTTGGAGCAACAACAGAAGGTTTCGGGGGAACAATGGCAACACAAGAAAATTTCAGAATAATGAGAAAAGCTCTTGATGATGTTGGAGTTGAATTAGGTAGATATATAAGATTATGTAACTATTGTTCTGGACTTTGTATGCCTGAAATAGCAGCAATGGGAGCATTAGAAAGATTGGATATGATGCTTAATGATGCCCTATATGGAATACTATTCAGAGATATTAATATGAAAAGAACATTAGTTGACCAATTTTTCTCAAGAATAATAAATGGTTTTGCTGGGGTTATAATAAATACTGGTGAAGATAACTATTTAACAACAGCTGATGCCATAGAAGAAGCTCATACAGTTTTAGCCTCTCAATTTATTAATGAACAATTTGCATTGATAGCAGGTTTACCAGAAGAACAAATGGGACTTGGACATGCTTTTGAAATGGAACCAGGAACAACAAATGGTTTCTTATTGGAACTTGCTCAAGCACAAATGGCAAGAGAAATATTCCCTAAAGCACCTTTAAAATATATGCCTCCCACTAAATTTATGACAGGAAATATATTTAAAGGTCATATACAAGATGCATTGTTTAATATAGTAACTATAACAACAGGACAAAAAGTCCACTTATTAGGAATGCTTACAGAAGCTATCCATACACCTTTTATGTCAGATAGAGCATTATCAATAGAAAATGCAAGATATATTTTTAACAACTTGAAAGATTTTGGAAATGACATAGAATTTAAAAAAGGTGGAATAATGAATACAAGAGCTCAAGAAGTTCTTAAAAAAGCAGCTGATTTATTAAAGACAATAGAAACAATGGGTATCTTTAAGACAATAGAAAAAGGTGTATTCGGTGGAGTAAGAAGACCTATTGATGGTGGTAAGGGACTTGCTGGAGTTTTTGAAAAGGATAGTACATATTTCAATCCTTTCATTCCATTAATGTTAGGAGGGGATAAATAA
- a CDS encoding MutS-related protein, which produces MKFIDENSLNRLNFKELLSRIDMYSGYGKSKLNNLTNFLVGEEEKLEKEFERMEKIYNLISNDKREMLKLEMILYKFDNIRKTIENAINNIILDTVDLFELKVQLMAMIELNLLLNENKDVFSDFILEDIGELFSALDPNNEKIATFYIYDSYSVILKEIRRQKKEIENRLFNETDYETIQKLKNERLSILVDEEREEFKIRRNLTALVKEFSSIFLNNTEKIGNLDFILGKVRFAKEYNGIKPVVSKKKEIILEDAINLEVKEVLEAKNKKYTPISIKLNVGTTMITGANMGGKSVALKTIAENVLLFQMGFFVFAKYASIPLLDFIFFVSDDMQDISKGLSTFGAEIIKLKEINSYVKSGTGLIVFDEFARGTNPKEGQKFVRALAKYLNEKSSISIITTHFDSVVGKNMKHYQVVGLKNLDFENLKNKIKVNNSLEHIQDNMDFTLEESIETEVPKDALNIAKLIGLDDEISEMIYKEYEWEEK; this is translated from the coding sequence ATGAAATTTATTGATGAAAATAGTTTAAATAGATTAAATTTTAAAGAATTATTATCAAGAATTGATATGTATTCAGGTTATGGAAAAAGTAAACTAAATAATTTAACTAATTTTTTAGTAGGGGAAGAAGAGAAATTAGAAAAAGAATTTGAAAGAATGGAAAAAATTTATAATCTTATTTCTAATGATAAAAGAGAAATGTTAAAGTTAGAGATGATATTATATAAATTTGATAATATAAGAAAAACAATAGAAAATGCAATAAACAATATTATCTTAGATACAGTAGATTTATTTGAGCTAAAAGTTCAACTTATGGCCATGATAGAATTGAACTTACTTTTAAATGAAAATAAAGATGTATTTTCTGATTTTATATTAGAAGATATAGGAGAATTATTTAGTGCCTTAGACCCTAACAATGAAAAAATTGCTACTTTTTATATTTATGATTCTTATTCTGTGATTTTAAAAGAAATTCGTAGACAGAAAAAAGAAATTGAAAATAGATTATTCAATGAAACAGATTATGAAACAATTCAAAAATTAAAAAATGAAAGATTATCCATATTAGTTGATGAAGAAAGAGAAGAGTTTAAAATAAGAAGAAATCTAACTGCTCTTGTTAAAGAATTTTCATCAATCTTTTTAAATAATACTGAAAAGATAGGAAATTTAGATTTTATATTAGGAAAAGTTAGATTTGCAAAAGAATACAATGGTATAAAACCAGTGGTATCTAAAAAGAAAGAAATAATTTTAGAAGATGCTATAAATTTAGAGGTAAAAGAAGTTTTAGAAGCTAAAAATAAAAAATATACTCCCATTAGTATAAAACTAAATGTAGGAACAACTATGATAACTGGTGCTAATATGGGAGGTAAGAGCGTAGCTTTGAAAACAATAGCAGAAAATGTTTTACTTTTTCAAATGGGCTTCTTCGTTTTTGCAAAATATGCAAGTATACCTCTTTTAGATTTTATATTTTTTGTATCTGATGATATGCAAGATATTTCAAAGGGACTTAGTACATTTGGAGCAGAGATAATAAAATTAAAAGAAATAAATTCTTATGTGAAAAGTGGAACAGGACTTATAGTTTTTGATGAATTTGCAAGAGGCACAAACCCAAAAGAAGGACAAAAATTTGTTAGAGCCTTAGCAAAATATTTGAATGAAAAATCAAGTATATCAATTATAACTACTCACTTTGATTCTGTTGTTGGAAAGAATATGAAGCATTATCAAGTAGTAGGATTAAAGAATTTAGATTTTGAAAATCTAAAAAATAAAATAAAGGTAAACAATTCTTTAGAACACATTCAAGATAATATGGATTTTACTTTGGAAGAAAGTATAGAAACAGAAGTGCCAAAAGATGCTTTAAATATAGCAAAATTAATTGGACTAGATGATGAAATTTCTGAAATGATTTATAAAGAGTATGAATGGGAGGAAAAATAA